A window of the Gossypium hirsutum isolate 1008001.06 chromosome A05, Gossypium_hirsutum_v2.1, whole genome shotgun sequence genome harbors these coding sequences:
- the LOC107913965 gene encoding VQ motif-containing protein 4, whose translation METSPRQTTNPNFLASPKSLSPNSSTSSTSSGSNTNPPPPTPPPQQPKPITRSESANPYPTTFVQADTSSFKQVVQMLTGSSETAKLASSTKPTPSPLSDSNLKTHIPPIKSIPKNKQNSGFRLYERRSSLKNLKINPLNPAFGSNNSGFSPRKPEILSPSILDFPSLALSPVTPLIPDPFDRSGSGNYTNCINNNVNLDKEAEEKAIKEKGFYLHPSPASTPRDSEPRLLPLFPVTSPRVSGSSTS comes from the coding sequence ATGGAAACCTCGCCGAGGCAAACCACGAATCCCAATTTCCTTGCATCTCCGAAAAGTCTCAGTCCCAATAGCAGCACCAGCAGCACAAGCAGCGGCAGCAACACGAACCCGCCACCGCCAACTCCACCGCCTCAACAGCCCAAACCAATCACCAGATCTGAATCCGCCAACCCCTACCCGACTACCTTCGTCCAAGCCGACACTTCTTCTTTCAAGCAAGTCGTCCAGATGCTCACCGGATCCTCCGAGACCGCCAAGCTTGCTTCTTCCACCAAACCCACTCCCTCCCCTCTCTCCGACTCAAACCTCAAAACCCATATCCCTCCGATCAAATCCATCCCCAAAAACAAGCAGAATTCTGGATTTAGGCTTTACGAGCGAAGGAGCTCCCTCAAGAATCTCAAAATCAACCCCTTGAACCCGGCTTTTGGCTCCAACAATTCCGGGTTTTCGCCTCGTAAACCCGAAATACTCTCCCCTAGCATTCTCGATTTCCCTTCTCTGGCTCTTAGCCCGGTCACTCCTTTGATACCCGACCCCTTTGACCGTTCTGGATCCGGAAATTATACGAATTGTATAAATAATAATGTGAATCTAGACAAGGAAGCTGAAGAGAAGGCAATTAAAGAGAAGGGTTTTTATTTGCATCCATCACCGGCATCTACGCCGCGAGATTCGGAGCCTAGGCTTCTCCCTCTTTTTCCAGTTACTTCACCCCGAGTTTCAGGTTCTTCTACTTCttga